One window from the genome of Nitrosospira multiformis encodes:
- a CDS encoding ABC transporter permease, with amino-acid sequence MFDFLHRIASLCRKELLAIFKDPANRVILVVPSLIESFLFGYAATYDLVDVPYALLDQDRGAISAELVARLDGTGIFHRVANLQTPADIARVIDSQQALIVIQIGPRFEQQLNAGESAPIQLILDARNSNTAGSAAAYLGLIIESYNTTLRSGAGPPLTVESRAWYNPNLETRWNLLPGLIASLSMIQMMMLSALSVARERENGTFDQLLVTPYSPIEIMIGKAIPTIMIGMVQSTIVLSVSLFWFKIPMAGSLLALYTGLGLFAIASVGIGLAISAVSANMQQAMLYTFVLIMPLILLSGLATPVRNMPEILQIATLANPLRFAIDLVQRIYLEGVGLLTVIHDLIPLLIISAITLPLAAWLFRNRLL; translated from the coding sequence ATGTTCGATTTTCTGCACCGCATCGCCAGCCTGTGCCGCAAGGAGTTGCTTGCCATTTTCAAGGATCCCGCCAATCGGGTTATCCTCGTCGTTCCATCGCTGATTGAGAGTTTTCTATTCGGTTACGCCGCAACCTATGACCTGGTCGATGTGCCTTACGCCCTGCTTGACCAGGATCGCGGGGCCATCTCGGCCGAGCTGGTCGCGCGCCTGGACGGTACGGGTATATTTCACCGCGTCGCGAATCTGCAAACGCCGGCTGATATCGCCCGGGTAATCGACTCGCAGCAAGCATTGATCGTGATCCAGATCGGACCGCGATTTGAGCAGCAGCTCAATGCGGGTGAATCCGCGCCGATACAACTGATACTCGATGCGCGCAACTCCAACACGGCGGGTTCCGCTGCCGCCTACCTCGGATTGATCATTGAGTCATACAACACCACATTGCGCAGCGGTGCCGGGCCACCGCTCACCGTCGAGTCGCGGGCCTGGTACAACCCCAATCTGGAGACACGATGGAACCTGTTGCCAGGCTTGATCGCGTCTCTCAGCATGATCCAGATGATGATGCTGTCCGCATTGTCGGTTGCCCGTGAACGTGAAAACGGCACGTTTGACCAGTTGCTGGTGACACCGTACTCGCCCATCGAGATCATGATCGGCAAGGCTATCCCGACTATCATGATCGGCATGGTGCAATCCACCATCGTGCTGTCGGTGTCGCTGTTCTGGTTCAAAATACCGATGGCCGGTTCGCTACTGGCGCTCTATACCGGGCTGGGGCTGTTCGCCATTGCGAGCGTCGGTATCGGGCTGGCGATCTCGGCGGTTTCGGCAAACATGCAGCAGGCCATGCTCTATACATTTGTACTGATCATGCCGCTGATTTTGCTCTCCGGGCTGGCTACGCCGGTGCGCAATATGCCTGAAATCCTCCAGATCGCCACCCTCGCCAATCCGCTGCGCTTTGCTATCGATCTGGTGCAACGCATTTATCTGGAAGGAGTCGGCCTGCTCACCGTTATCCATGACCTGATTCCCCTGCTAATTATTTCAGCTATTACGCTGCCCCTGGCCGCCTGGCTGTTTCGCAATCGTCTTTTGTGA
- a CDS encoding GAF domain-containing protein produces the protein MDIIGNIENQLIKLQDISCFLEEGNFDDNLLQLAEKTAKILGASNCSIMLLNDGESQNPRMRVCASYGPLPAAAYKESVRKGEGIAGHVVATGKSLFIEDINKSEFANRARRTNDPHKSLLCSPIRINTCIAGVVNVTGCDNEASFKPGDLNLLDVIALFIGKSIQTIQLQSILNSRFAQLALIQETQKNMNNSLGSTLHNPDQIAKIMAKSFYKEMTRLGFGSGQVINVASDIIDQLNANLQRHSKRMKRGQKESPDETT, from the coding sequence ATGGACATCATTGGAAATATTGAAAATCAGCTGATCAAACTCCAGGATATATCCTGCTTTCTGGAAGAAGGGAATTTCGACGACAATCTTTTACAGCTCGCAGAGAAGACCGCTAAAATCCTTGGTGCCAGCAATTGTTCCATCATGCTTTTAAATGATGGCGAATCCCAGAATCCGCGCATGAGAGTTTGCGCCAGCTATGGTCCGCTACCGGCAGCTGCGTACAAGGAATCCGTACGCAAGGGGGAGGGCATTGCGGGACATGTTGTCGCCACCGGAAAATCGTTATTTATCGAGGATATCAATAAATCGGAGTTTGCCAATCGGGCGCGGCGCACCAATGATCCCCATAAAAGTCTGCTTTGCTCGCCAATACGAATCAACACTTGCATAGCAGGCGTGGTCAATGTCACGGGTTGCGATAACGAAGCATCCTTCAAACCGGGCGACCTGAATCTGCTTGATGTCATTGCCCTGTTCATCGGCAAATCGATTCAGACGATACAGCTTCAGAGCATACTGAATTCACGTTTCGCCCAGTTGGCGCTGATACAGGAAACCCAAAAAAACATGAACAATTCACTGGGAAGCACTTTGCATAATCCGGATCAGATCGCAAAAATCATGGCAAAATCTTTCTATAAGGAAATGACCCGCCTGGGCTTCGGCTCAGGCCAGGTCATCAATGTTGCGTCGGATATCATTGATCAGTTGAACGCTAATTTGCAGCGGCACAGCAAACGCATGAAGCGGGGGCAAAAAGAGTCCCCCGATGAAACCACATAA
- a CDS encoding HlyD family efflux transporter periplasmic adaptor subunit codes for MNKRRIVVAIMLAVAVVTLASWSFFRQESDTNTLELFGNVDIRQVSLAFNGSERIAEMRVQEGDRVEAGQVLATLDTRTLALQIAQAQAGIEVQEQVLLRLKNGTRPEEVDQAKADVASAQAEADLAGQQLKRLQNVEKTAGEAISQQDLDHARSRRQVFKALLKNRKKALKLAVIGPRKEDIAQAEAQLNVSKAELALLKHQLSLAELKAPINAVVRSRLLEPGDMASPQRPVYALAITDPKWVRAYVTEVDLGRIKPGMSARVTTDSHPDQSIRGHVGYISSVAEFTPKMVQTEELRTSLVYEVRVFVEDAEDRLRLGMPATVRIFLENHRDVAGAAQ; via the coding sequence ATGAATAAGAGACGTATCGTAGTCGCCATTATGCTGGCCGTCGCCGTTGTAACGCTGGCGAGTTGGTCTTTCTTCCGCCAGGAGAGCGATACGAATACGCTGGAACTGTTCGGCAACGTCGACATCCGCCAGGTTTCACTGGCTTTCAATGGCAGTGAACGGATCGCTGAAATGCGCGTGCAGGAAGGCGATCGGGTCGAGGCAGGACAAGTGCTGGCCACGCTCGATACACGTACCCTGGCGCTGCAGATTGCCCAGGCCCAAGCGGGGATCGAGGTACAGGAGCAGGTCTTGTTGCGGCTGAAGAATGGTACCCGCCCCGAAGAGGTGGATCAGGCCAAAGCTGACGTTGCCTCCGCCCAGGCCGAGGCGGATCTTGCCGGGCAACAGCTCAAACGGCTGCAGAATGTGGAAAAAACGGCTGGTGAGGCGATCAGCCAGCAGGATCTGGACCATGCGCGTTCGCGCCGCCAAGTTTTCAAGGCACTGCTGAAAAATCGCAAAAAGGCACTGAAGCTGGCGGTGATCGGTCCACGCAAGGAAGACATCGCCCAGGCTGAGGCACAACTGAATGTTTCCAAAGCTGAACTGGCTTTACTCAAACATCAGCTCAGCCTGGCCGAGCTTAAGGCGCCCATCAATGCCGTTGTACGCTCACGCCTGCTGGAGCCTGGCGATATGGCCTCACCGCAACGGCCGGTCTATGCGCTCGCGATCACCGACCCGAAATGGGTGCGCGCGTATGTCACGGAAGTGGATCTGGGGCGGATCAAACCGGGTATGAGCGCGCGCGTGACTACTGACAGCCATCCGGATCAGTCGATTCGGGGTCACGTGGGTTACATTTCTTCGGTAGCCGAATTCACTCCAAAAATGGTGCAGACTGAAGAGCTGCGCACCAGCCTGGTGTATGAAGTTCGTGTCTTTGTTGAAGATGCGGAAGACCGCTTGCGCCTGGGCATGCCCGCCACCGTTCGTATATTCCTGGAAAATCATCGTGATGTGGCCGGAGCAGCGCAGTGA
- a CDS encoding ATP-binding cassette domain-containing protein, protein MTRPYTTAVAACGLHKRFLIKESGQTVHAVTDVSLDVQAGSLTALVGPDGAGKTTLLRMMAGLMKADEGQLHVLGIDVAADPQAVQDRISYMPQRFGLYEDLSVQENLDLYADLHGVPQAMRLKRYARLLEMTNLTRFTARLAGKLSGGMKQKLGLACTLVRLPELLLLDEPTVGVDPLSRRELWEIVQQMIDDEQLTVLVSTAYLDEAERCAKVFVLHEGKLVAQGTPAEIRHHARNLCFVATPPQDQPPRFLQTRLLDNTENVIDAVPQGGAVRFIRRPGSDQRHLDAMLDGAPVTAVEERLEDGFMTLLSKQYVADPLDATARETAVHPKVVASERQGEGEDYAGDVIIEVRDLVRKFGDFTAVDHISFSVRRGEIFGLLGPNGAGKTTTFRMLCGLLPASGGFLQVAGVNLHHARAIARRKIGYVSQKFALYGDLTVMENLEFFGSAYGLSGERLRERIGIVTRQFGLKDKEKSPSKQLPGGYKQRLAMAVGLLHEPDILFLDEPTSGTDPQRRREFWRRIAALSEVGTTIVITTHFMEEAEYCDRIVIQDAGKLLALGTPREVRTQAGGKDSRLNMEEAFISIVEQGRRRDSEMAAREIVP, encoded by the coding sequence GTGACGCGCCCATACACGACGGCGGTAGCCGCGTGCGGACTCCACAAGCGTTTTCTGATCAAGGAATCCGGCCAGACGGTTCACGCTGTCACCGACGTCTCGCTGGACGTACAGGCAGGCTCGCTTACGGCGCTGGTAGGTCCCGATGGCGCGGGTAAAACCACCTTGCTGCGGATGATGGCTGGATTGATGAAAGCCGATGAAGGGCAGCTTCATGTATTGGGTATCGATGTTGCGGCCGACCCGCAGGCGGTTCAGGATCGCATTAGCTATATGCCGCAGCGCTTTGGTCTGTATGAAGATCTCAGCGTGCAGGAAAACCTCGATCTCTATGCCGATCTGCATGGCGTGCCGCAAGCAATGCGCCTGAAACGCTACGCACGGCTTCTGGAAATGACTAATCTGACGCGCTTTACCGCACGCCTTGCGGGCAAGCTCTCCGGGGGGATGAAGCAGAAACTGGGTCTGGCCTGCACATTAGTGCGTTTGCCGGAATTACTGCTGCTGGATGAGCCGACGGTGGGTGTTGATCCGCTATCGCGCCGGGAGTTGTGGGAAATCGTTCAGCAAATGATAGATGATGAGCAATTGACCGTCCTCGTCAGTACCGCCTACCTCGATGAAGCCGAGCGCTGCGCCAAGGTATTCGTGCTGCATGAAGGCAAACTCGTGGCCCAGGGAACCCCGGCTGAAATCCGCCATCATGCCCGCAACCTGTGTTTTGTCGCGACGCCGCCGCAAGACCAGCCACCGCGTTTCCTGCAGACACGCCTGCTGGATAATACTGAGAACGTCATCGACGCGGTTCCGCAGGGCGGGGCCGTACGTTTCATTCGCCGCCCGGGAAGCGATCAGCGGCATCTTGATGCCATGCTTGACGGGGCTCCGGTTACGGCGGTAGAAGAACGCCTGGAAGACGGGTTTATGACGCTGCTAAGCAAACAGTACGTTGCTGATCCACTGGATGCCACTGCGCGGGAAACCGCCGTGCATCCGAAAGTAGTTGCAAGTGAAAGGCAGGGGGAAGGTGAAGATTATGCCGGTGACGTGATTATCGAGGTGCGCGATCTGGTGCGCAAGTTTGGTGATTTTACCGCGGTGGACCATATCTCGTTTTCGGTCCGGCGCGGAGAAATCTTCGGCCTGCTGGGACCAAATGGTGCGGGCAAGACGACGACTTTTCGCATGCTTTGCGGTCTCTTGCCGGCCAGTGGCGGTTTCCTTCAGGTGGCTGGTGTTAATCTGCACCATGCGCGTGCAATCGCACGCCGCAAGATTGGCTACGTATCACAGAAATTTGCTCTCTATGGCGATCTCACCGTGATGGAAAACCTGGAGTTCTTCGGGAGTGCCTATGGCTTGAGCGGTGAGCGCTTGCGCGAGCGCATCGGTATTGTCACGCGGCAATTCGGCCTGAAGGATAAAGAGAAGTCACCGAGCAAGCAATTGCCCGGCGGCTACAAGCAGCGCCTCGCGATGGCGGTAGGGCTGCTGCACGAACCTGATATTCTGTTTCTTGACGAACCTACCAGTGGAACTGATCCGCAGAGGCGCCGCGAATTCTGGCGGCGTATCGCCGCGCTGTCGGAAGTAGGCACAACGATTGTCATTACGACCCATTTCATGGAAGAAGCCGAGTATTGCGACCGTATCGTTATACAGGATGCCGGGAAGCTGCTGGCGCTCGGAACGCCGCGTGAGGTACGGACGCAAGCCGGTGGAAAAGACAGCCGGTTGAATATGGAGGAAGCGTTTATCAGCATCGTCGAGCAAGGCCGGCGGAGAGACAGCGAAATGGCTGCGAGGGAAATCGTGCCATGA
- a CDS encoding ABC transporter permease, translating to MMMDKGFWLRLISLTRKEIRQLLRDRSNLAIGIGLPMVLILIFGYGLSLDVKNAPIAIVLEDPSPLAADVIAGLELSAYISPVTVTSMREAERLMLAREVDGIVRIPNDFSRRLTAGDAQVQLLVHGSEASRALIIRSYIIGAVGQWMQRQADRGTATGTSRPGTVTVIERMWFNAANTSTWYLVPGLIVLIMTLVGAFLTAMVMAREWERGTLEALFVSPVRPGEILLAKIIPYFLVGLVGLGLCLLAAHFLFEVPMYGSLVMLLISSMLYLLVALGLGLVISSVTKNQFLASQIALLASFMPALMLSGFLFDLRNVPPVIQLVSQILPATYFMELIRTLFLAGNVWPLIFKNCAILSGYAVLLLGLARFVTRKTLD from the coding sequence ATGATGATGGATAAGGGTTTCTGGCTGCGCCTGATCTCATTGACTCGCAAGGAAATCCGCCAACTGCTGCGCGACAGAAGCAATCTTGCCATTGGTATCGGTCTGCCGATGGTATTGATACTGATTTTCGGCTACGGCCTCTCGCTCGATGTCAAGAACGCGCCGATAGCGATTGTGCTGGAAGATCCTTCGCCCTTGGCAGCCGATGTGATCGCAGGCCTCGAGCTTTCCGCCTATATCTCTCCTGTAACGGTCACCTCCATGCGCGAAGCCGAGCGCCTGATGCTGGCACGCGAGGTGGATGGCATCGTGCGCATACCCAATGATTTTTCCCGCCGCCTCACAGCAGGCGATGCGCAGGTGCAACTCCTGGTGCATGGCTCCGAGGCCAGCCGCGCCCTGATTATCCGCAGCTATATCATCGGTGCCGTGGGTCAGTGGATGCAGCGTCAGGCAGACCGTGGAACAGCGACAGGCACTTCCCGCCCAGGTACGGTTACGGTGATTGAACGCATGTGGTTCAACGCCGCCAATACCAGTACCTGGTATCTCGTGCCAGGATTGATCGTGCTGATCATGACCCTGGTGGGTGCCTTCCTCACCGCGATGGTCATGGCGCGGGAGTGGGAGCGCGGTACCCTTGAAGCACTGTTCGTTTCGCCGGTGCGGCCCGGTGAGATCCTGCTGGCGAAAATCATACCGTACTTCCTGGTTGGCCTCGTGGGCCTCGGGCTGTGTCTGCTCGCCGCGCACTTTCTGTTCGAGGTTCCGATGTACGGCTCGCTGGTGATGCTGCTGATCAGCTCAATGCTCTACCTGTTGGTGGCGCTGGGTCTCGGCCTGGTAATTTCTTCGGTGACCAAAAACCAGTTCCTCGCCAGCCAGATCGCGCTGCTAGCAAGTTTCATGCCGGCGCTGATGCTTTCGGGTTTCCTGTTCGACCTGCGCAACGTGCCGCCGGTCATTCAGCTTGTCAGTCAGATATTGCCGGCCACCTATTTCATGGAGCTGATCAGGACGCTGTTTCTGGCAGGCAACGTGTGGCCTCTGATTTTCAAGAACTGCGCGATTCTTTCTGGTTACGCCGTTCTCCTGCTGGGGCTAGCGCGGTTTGTTACCCGAAAGACGCTGGACTGA